One Drosophila teissieri strain GT53w chromosome X, Prin_Dtei_1.1, whole genome shotgun sequence genomic window, aatcgAGTACATATGTTTAAACATGCCGCGATCTCTTTGTGTGACCGCGCCTGTAGAATTGTGATTCAGGAACCGATGAGGTGGCCTCTTCTTTTCCGGCGTTCCTTCTCCTGTATAGTGcacttcagttcagttcagttcggttcgaTTCGATTCTTTCTTATATTTTCCGCTCCAGGCGCCTTCTTTGTTCCAGTCTATTGCGCCTCAGTAAACTGACGCACACGCAgttgaaatgcatttctttATAGGCAGCCATGTACCTGGAGATATAGCTAAATGCACCGATATGTCTGACCGTGAAGAGTATTTACAGTAACTATTTTCAAGCTGTCGCCGCTTAAGTCtatcatacatatatatgcatatagaaAGTACACTGCGAGttgtctatttttatttactgtATGTGCATTGCAGACATTGTAGGTTGTAGATATGcctacatatattttatttttcactgaTAGCCCTGAAGCTACGTCAGATGCGTTGATAGTAGATTATATTGAAAGCTATCGCTCTCTTTtcaatattgtattttttcgaTTCTGCGCTGCAGAGTTTTCACAGCGTTTGTGGCGACCTTGAACTGcatttgttgtaaattgtttgttttttgtttttgtttttgcatttgtgtatttgtatatttgtatttgtatttgcatttgcatttgatttcatttggtttttctgGTTGCGAAAACTCGTTTAGCCCGAAGGTTTCTCTTGTCTTCGACTGTGATTCTCTTTTGCGGTCGCCCAGCCCCAATAATATAGCCGCGATCATGATCACGATCAcgatcattatcattatccaCATGCGGTGCGGTCTGACCTGTTCTAAGCATTTGAACGATACTCCAGCCCGACTATGACCACTATTGCATTACTCACGGCATCGAAAGGCAATAAAGCCAGAAGATGACAGTTCGCTGGTCCATGAGTCagtatgtttatttataacctCGTATAACCTCCAATAGCAATGTCTTTGAGCCGTCTCCAATTACATTTAACCAAAAGATGGGCCGATCACGGCTATcagtaatttaataataatatagcGGAACTACAATTTCTGATCTAATAGCTTTGTAATTTagaaaatgaatatatattctatttCTTGATCCAATTAGATTCAAACACTTTCTTTACTTAGTGTTTAAATGTTACTAATTTGACCCAATTGTTTGTCTTTCAGATACCAATGCGATCACTCGTGAGTACACAACGATTTTAAGTAACAATAAGTTCCAGAAATGACTTGCAAACTTTTGCTGTAAATTTACCTAAAGCCACAGTTACACTATAATCCCGATTGAACAACCACAACAGACACTATTTCACTAATCCGCCCAAACTCGCACTAATCGTAACCCTTCATCCTCCCCCAATCCATTCCCTATTCAtcaatcaaatcgaatcaaatcCAATCCGAACCGAACCGACCAATCCCACCAATCCAACCAATCCATCCAATTCCATCCGATTTCAACCGTGCGGGCTGTCGTGGGACAAACTGCCTGGAGTGTGGGTGTAATCACCACGAACATGGTTGGGGCCAAGGGCCCACGAACTCGGAGAACTTGCGCGTCGGGGTGCTGTTCCATTTGACCCATGCGCAGGCGAACATGGTGCCAGAGATCAAGCGGCTTAAGTGCAGGATGAGCCTGATTTGCGGCTCCAGTAAGTCTGGAGCGGATTAGCGTGACGCGACCACACACCAGCTAGGCTTTTAATATACTCCGCATTCAGCAACTCATTGAGCCCACATGGGTTCGGTTCAAACTAATGGTGTAATCTCTTCCAGTCAAGTGCATGTTCAAAGAGTCGTTGGCCAAGGAGGAGATCATCGATGTTGTGGTGGAATTTATGCTGGGCGACAATCCTTCCTCCGCACTGGAGAAGCTCCGGCTGGAGGGCAACACGGCCACCGTCTGCGGCAAGGTCTTTAAGAACGGGGAGCCCACCTACAGCTGCCGCGAGTGCGGCGTCGATCCCACCTGCGTGCTTTGCGTCAACTGCTTCAAGCGCTCGGCGCATCGCTTCCACAAATACAAGATGTCCACTTCCGGCGGCGGCGGTTGCTGCGACTGCGGAGACGACGAGGCCTGGAAGAAGGATCACTACTGCGAGCTGCATCTGGTCAGTACCAATTACAGTACACACAGGTGCAAAGCAGCTAATAACATTCATCTGTCCAGGCAAATCGCAAGAATCCGCTGGAGAGCAAGATCCTGACAGACGCGGTACTGGAACGGGTTGAGATCTGCTTCGGGGCAATCCTCGCCTTCTGCGTAAGTTACTTGGAGATCGAGCCAAACGCCAGCCTGCAGTGCCTGGATGGCAACGTGGAAGGCGGCCAAGTGGACGGAGCGCAGTACTGCACGGTGCTCTACAACGACGAGTCGCACACGTTCGACCAGGTCATCCAGACGCTGACCAAGATCGCCAAGTGCCGGCCGAAGGACGCCATGGAAATTGTGGCGGCGATTGATCGCGAGGGCCGAGCGGTGGTCAAATGCGATACATTTGAGGTGGGCCAAGAGACACAACTTCTTCGCAAGAGCATCATTTATTCATAGCGGTATCCTTTTTTCAGGAGTGCAACAAACTAAAGGAATCCATCGAGAATCAGATGATCCTGCCGACCGCCCTGCTGTCGACGGCGCGCAACAACCAGTCCCTGCGGACATCGGTGCTGCACATCGGGGCCGTGGCCTGTCAGCAGTTCGCCCTGCAGCTGCTCGGCTGGTTCCAGGAGTTCCTGGTGCGCCACTATCTCTTCCGGAAAACGTTCTCCGAGCTGGTGCAGCGCAAACAGGAGGCTTTCTGCATCCGTCACATCCTGGAGTACGACGTGAAGCTGTGGAAGACGGCGCGCACCTGCTGGCACCGCCTGCTCATCTCTGGCATGCTCATGGAGTACGACAACAAGATGGTCCTAGCCCAGGAGTTTTCGCGTCGCTACGCCACTATTGTGGAGGACTTCATTAGCGATGACCACGATCACGCCTTTTCGATAGTGTCGCTCAGCGTTCAGCTGTTCACGGTGCCTAGCATAGCCCATCATCTGATCGCTCACGAGGGCATCTTTAACAAGCTGCTGCACACGTTCTACCACGTTGCCATCGAGAAGTTCATCCGTAACAAGACGCTGCACTTTAGCAAGAACATCGCCAGCCTCACCTTCTTCAAGCGGGCTAACTACATCCTCTACGATCTGCGATACCTGCTCAGCCTAAAGCCGGAGGTGATGAGCAACGATCTAAGGAGCGGTTTCCTAGAAGGTAGGCACCGGCAGCTTGTTGACTTTGTAAGCCATTCAAGATAACTGATCCCATTTGTAACACACAGGCTGTCGGGCTTTGATGCGCGTGCTAAACGTAATGCAGGGCATGGAGTCGATAACCAGGCAGACGGGCCAACACATGGACTACGAGCCGGAGTGGGAATGCGCCTTCAACCTCCACATCAAGCTGGCCACGACCATCTCGCAGGTGATTGAGTGGGCGTCCGGCGATGTGAAGCTGCTGCGTAAGCTCTACAAGATGACATTGCGGGCGCTGGTGAGCAACAGTTTTATAGTGGGTGGCGAGAGGACCGTGCAGCCGAAAAAAGTGGCTGGCCATTTAGCAAACTGTCTGGTTTATGATGTAGCAGTGCAGCCGGTGTCCATCCACCTGCCCTTGTCGCGTTTCTACGCCGGAATTTATCTGCACTTGGGTGCCCACGATTTAACCTACGACGAGCTGCAGACGGAAACAGATGCGTTAAGCATTAAGCTGACGCCCAGGGAGATCATCGAACCGGTTTTGTGCACCCAAGCCATGATCGCCCAGGTGGCCGCGGGCATGTGGCGCCGCAATGGGTACACCCTGTTGCACCAACTCTACTTCTACCGAAATGTGCGTTGCCGCGTGGAAATGCTGGACAGGGACATAGCCTGCCTGCAGATAGGCGCCTCCCTTATGGAAAGCAACGAGTTCCTGATCCATGTGTTGAATAAGTTCAACATGATCCCCTGGTTACAGGAAACCTACTGGTCCATGTTGTCCGATAATGATATGAACGATGAAATCATGCGAGAAGCATCAATCTTTGACGAGTTCCTGGAACTACTGATCGTGATCATTGGAGAACGTTGGATGCCTGGCGTTTCGATGGTGACCGAAGAGGATCGCCTGCGCAAGGAGATCATCCAGCTGTTGTGTATCAAATCCTACTCACACTCGGAGTTGAGTCGCGCCTTGCCGGATGGCAATAGCGGTAACAACGACATCATTTTCGAGGATGTCATCAACACGGTGGCCGTGTTCAAGAAGCCCGTCGGTGCCGACAGCAAGGGGGTGTACGAACTAAAGGAGCACTTGCTTGTGGAGTTCAATATGTACTTCTATCACTACACCAAAGAGGACAAGTCCAAGGCCGAGGAACAGCAGCGGGAGCGGCGAAAGGCCAAGAAGCAGCTTGTCTGCTGCCCGCCACCGATGTTGCCGCAACTAACGCCAGCCTTCACGTGAGTTTAAAGGCAACATGTCCGAATCTATATATTCACGCACGGCTCTTTCAGATCCATGGCGAACATCCTGCAGTGCCCTGTGTTCCTCAACATCTGCATGTTGGTTATGAACCGGGCATTGAATGTGCACAGTCGCTCTTTTACCGAATCGCATCTTCAAAAGGTAAATGTATTACATTTTACTGATGTATGAATCttactaatatttaatttcgtaTACTTCCCTACAGGTCCTTCACTTGCTGGGTTTTGCCATTCAGGAGGAGCTTAGCGAGCACTATTCCTTCTTGAGCTTCTACGAGCGTTCCCAACAGTACGGAATTCTGGAGAAGTTGGAAGAACTCGCCCGCTGCCCAAGGGTAAGTCTGATGcctaaaaaattaatttccactagctaatcctttttttttataattaccCGGCCAGTTGGAGGCTCATTACGACTTTGTGCTGTGGACCATCGAGCGCTACAAGCAGCTGCAGGCCAAGCAGGCGCCCAGTGATGGTGGAGCAGGACCTAGTGGCTCTCAGCAAAGCGCCGGGGAGGAACTGCCTCTCAGCTCCGAGGAGCAGGCGCGAGAGGAGAAGGAGAATCGTGCTCGCTTGGCGGCCGAACGTCGGGCCCAGATAATGGCCCAGATGCAGAATGCCCAGAAGTCGTTCATGAACAGCAATGCAGAAATGTTTGCGGCCACCGACAAGGAAACGCGCGAGGAGTCAGCATCCACGGGTGCCATGGATTGGGCGGATATACCGTCCGAGGAGGAACAGGGAGCAGTGGCCCTTAAGCCGAACATAGCCTGCTTGGGACCGAACCGCAAGCTTTATCAGGGCAGCGACGACACCTTCAAATGCATTCTATGCTTCGAGAACTGTGCCATCAGTCGATGCGGCCCGCAATTGGTTAGCTCTGCTTTCGTCCAAACCTCGCGTGTGATTTTCACTACGCCAAATTTGCGTAGTAGTCAGAGTGCACTGCACATGAGTTGCTGCGGCCATGTGATGCACTACAACTGCTGGCTGGAGTACTTCAGCAACGAGGAGTTCAAGGAGCTGCGTCGTCCACACCGCAATCGTGCGGTCCTAGGAAATCAGGCGGCCAACGTGGAGTTCCACTGTCCGTATTGCCGAACCCTAAGTAACACCATACTGCCGGTTACCGAAGCGTTGCCCGCTTTTTCGCCGGCTCCCACATCGACCGATAGCTATTTGCCATTGGACAGTTTCGTGGAGATAATGAGCACACTGGCCATCGAACTGGGTGCCATGAAGGACGACGAAGTGGCACAATTTCCAAGTCTGTCCAACATTCTGCGCATGTCCGGCGTGGTCGGGGGCTTGGCTCAATTCGAGCGGAGCGTGCAGCTAATCAAGAATCCTCCTAGGTTGCATGCCGACTTCAGCGAATTGATGCAATTCCTAACCAAAACGCTGCTAACAAATTTCATGCAGATTCAGAAGTCACATTTTAAAGACCATCCACCCACTGAACCTAATCCCGAATGCCTCGAGTTGGTGTCCATGCTGTGGGACACGTGCAGCTACACGCTGCAGGCGCTGGAGATATATTTATACGTGGTTCAAAAGCCATTGAAGGCCGAGCTGTCCATGCGCCACCAAAGCTGTGCCAGGAACTTGGTGAGGGCTTGCTCATTGCGTCCGTCGTTGCGTTTCGAAGCGGAGTTCTCCGCTAGACTCCTGGACACCGTCTTCAATCAAAATGGCACCAGTGTGCTCGAGTGGGACTGCTTCCGTGTGCTGGTGCCGTTCCAGTTTGGAGTGCTCAATCTGATGGTACCCGAAAAGGGTAAGtgtgaaaaagtttttattgacCAGCTGTAATTAACCAGATTGTTTCGTTATTTTTCAGGTTATAAATCAATCATACCCAGCGGCAGCATGTTCGACTTTTACATCCTGCAGACTATGTTCCTGGCCAATCTAACCAAGGCGGTCCTCTGCTTTGATGTGGATAAGGAAACAGCCGAACGAGCGCCCAATTCTGAACTGACACAATTGGATTACGTGGAGCAGCTACCGTCACGGATTCGGGACAACATGGTGGCCTTTTATCGCCGCTACAATATCCCAGCCAGAGTGCTGCAGAAGAATAAACAGAAGCAGATGGCGGAGGAAGACACGGAAGAGAATCAGAGTCATGAGCAGACAGTGGTGATACCCTGTGAATCGCATCATTTGGCCCTTCTCCTCGAGTACGTGCAGCGTCAGATGAGCTCATTTCTGCGCTGCTCCTGTCTCTTCTATCGCTTTCTTACCGATGTGGAGTTTCCAGACACGTTTCCCACAGATGAGCCGGATCGCTTTGATCTGATGTGCCAGTACTTGGGCCTGGATCCCATGCTGGGCGTCTACTTTGACATGGAGACGGTGTACGCCACCATGATGCACTCGTTTGCCTCGCATCCGCACATTGACCGTGACGTGGAGCAGCGTTGCCAGCCTGAGGCGCGTCGCTCCCTGCAGCTGGAACCGTGCCTGCGCCCGCTGCCGCGCTTGAAGGTACTGTGTGACGACTTCAGCGATTTAATCAACAGCGTATCGGACATCTTCTGTCCGAACAACGAGCGCGAGGCGATGAAGACGCCAACGATGTGCCTGATATGCGGCTCAATTCTGTGTGGTCAATCGTACTGCTGCCAGCCAGAGCTGGACAAGGTCTCGGTGGGCGCGTGCACTCATCACGCACACACTTGTGGCGCCGAGGTGGGCATCTTTCTGCGCATTCGCGACTGTCAGGTTGTGTATCTGGGCCGTGGCAAAGGGTGCTTCATTCCGCCGCCATATTTGGACGAGTACGGCGAGACTGATATGGGTCTGAGGCGCGGTAATCCACTGAGACTCTGCCAGGCGGCTTACAGCAAGATCTTCCTGCAGTGGCTGGGTCATGGACTGCACGAGGAGATCGCCCGGCTGAACGACAACACCAATGTGGCGGCGGCGCAGTGGCATCACATGTAGTCCTCCGCAGGCACCGAGAAGGGAGCAGAGGGCAGGCAGCAAAAAGGAAATGGCGGCAGTCTATGTGATTATTACATACTAACATTAGGAGAGCCTATTTATACGTCTAAGCATTTTACTACTTATCCGTTTTGGAGACGCGCTCACTCATCCAGCGAGCCAACCAAGCAAGCACCCAGCCAGCACCCCCATCCCACACAGTCAACGACACCAGCCACGAACACGCCAGCACCACACAATCCTGTCCAGCGGCCCCCTACCGGCAACTGAAACTattgtttgattttcttcttattaattaatattaattgattacaatattcttattatttttttgagaTAACGTTAGAAAACTTGTTGATAGTTTGAGCGGCCCAGCGCCCTCCTCtagttatatatatgtatgtatatatatgcatatgtatatatatatttatatatatgtatatatatatatgtaaccATATGCTAAAAATGTAACGACTAGGTTAAACTTTTGCCAGCACTTCAAATGTCACTAAAGGAAGTGCAACTAAAGGAAGAGaattacattaaaataatggcaaaaatttgtatgtcccgctctctccctctctctcactcCTGCTCATGCAGCCCCACTCGATGTATATATAGTCCCGAACTTTGAGTGCCGATCCTAACCAGGTTGAGATCCTATTTTTGGCGTTTGTTGAGTTGTATATTTAGTTAGTGTAAAAATATTGATACCGTTTAAGAGTACGTCCGAAAGTCGTAGTCGCTCCCCGCCCCCATCATCCCAATTCCACCACACGCCTCCCCATCCGCCGCCCACCACCTACGCACACAGTGAAGCATACACCTACAGTCGCCCTCTCTTTCAGAGCCCTGCCTTGACACCCATCTCTCTCTAACCCAAGGAACACAATAAAATTAGTCAAACCATGTTTACTTGATCAATATACTTAACACCCTATATGactatatatttacataataacaagcgtatatatatactatagaTACATAACACgcatatttctttttatgtattgtacaacaaaaaacaaaatcgactATGTATGTGAAATtcaacagaaaagaaaactaatgTTCTTGAAAAACATAAATCTTAAGAAAATGgataatgaaacaaaaaacaaaacaagaagcaacagaaataaatgcaaaattttaGTGATATTCAAGTGTCCTTGTGTTTTTAATGGGTGGCTTTCAACAAATCAAGTACGAACATAGCCCAAGTTCCAGTTATGACAGtgattattttcaaataaataaactcaacCTGATAGTTTTATTGTATCGAAATAATCATtagaaaatgaattttattaattaaatggttttaagTGTAAGCAAATATTGCATAAATGCAAAACCAATTGAAAACATAGAGGTACGTACAAAAATGACATTAGGCATTGTATGAAACCTTTAACTAACCTAAAATTTGATGCTCTGTTTGGCTGTGCCTAACTAATAGTTCGccatatctacatacatatgtagataaaCGCTAGATATGTCGGATAACGAGCTATGTTGAAGACAAAGGGCATATTCTTAGTTATACAATTGATTTTCCTTAAGCTTATGTACAATTTGGTATTTGAGTGAACGTTATTTACaaagaaagtgaaaaaaatatatatttttctcgTTGGCTAATTCGAAATATTGGAAAATTCTCGAAATTGTTCGTAAAATAATCGCTAAACGTATATATTCCCTAAGTATTGTGAATAAATTCAGAATATCTACAGAAAAATGCACAAGACGGCGTTAAAATCTATGTTTGGCAGCTGGGAGAGGGCACTTTTACTTGATGATGATCTCCGCCGGCGGCAAGATGTTGTCCCTGTACAAGCAGTACCAGATGCTGGAGTACCAAATGGTTCGGTCCCCCCACTCGCTGCCCGCCAGCACATGCCCAATGAATGGTGCGTCACGCGATCTGTTAGATAGAATGGATGATATTTAACTATTTCATTGCAGTCGCAGATGATGATGACCCACCTCATGATCTGCGCCTGCGTACGCTCCACAAAGGTGATGGCCCAGCTCCAGGGAAAGTCGCGCTTGCGCTCGCAGCCCAGGTACGCCGTGCTGCTCTGCAGAAAGATCTCCCGCACAATGGTCGTTTTGTCATTCTTGTCCTTCTTGGACACCACTATCTTTCCATCCCGCAGCTCGCACTGAAGCGTCTTAAAGGTTTTCGTTCTGGAGTCGGCGAATCGCAGCTCCTTGCCGGGCGTGACGGTGGCCAGATTTTTCACCGCTCTCTGGATCTCGCACAGCATCTCAACTGGACGAACCACCAGGTAGTTGTGCTTGCGATCCTCCTCCGGCCAATAGGACCAGTTCAGAATGACATCGAACACCTTGGTGTCATGGTGAAGCGGACGCTCTAAGCTGTCGTTCAGGATCACCTCGTACAGGGTCAACTGGTGGGTGGGCAGCTGCATCTTGGCGGAGTATTCGCGACACAGCTCGTAAGCGGTCTTTGTGGGCGATATGGTGGCATTCACTTGCGTCTTTTCCTGCATAAAAGAAAGTCATATGGTGTTAATAAAAATcacatattttattgttattataatcCCAcctctgttttgttttcaggATTAGGATTCAGGCTGATCCAGATCTTGATGTCCCCCGACTGCTTCACCGCATCCTTAAGCGTCTCGGCGGCCGCATAATACTTTTGCAGACATGCCAGCATGGCCTGCTCCCGTTTCTATAATGAGCATGATCTCAAATTTCatgatttaattttactttCAGTTAACTCACAATTTCATCGGCACTGCAGGGGAAAAGGTTTTTGTAGAGCACAACTAGATCGCTGAGCACATCCGCCTCCTTTTGCGAGTAGATTAGCTCGTCGCTCTGTGgattaaattacaatttgtaGGTTGAGCAAAGTTTAAAACTTATAACTAAAACTTATATCATATGGAAATTCAATTCCTTTAccttcttggccagcagcgTGGGACCCCAGATCATGGTTAGATTTTGAACACTCATCTTGTTCTTGGACTGCTGCGAACTGATAAAGACCAGATGACCCACAATTCGGCGCAGTGTTTCGCGCTCTATAGCGGATAGTCGAGCAAGTAGCTCCCGGTAGATGGGAATCTTTTCGGTGGCCACCGCCAGCTCCGTGACGAAGACAAAGCTGTCCGTCAGCTTGCCCAGCAATCGTTCGGGTAGATCGCGCATAAAGCGCTTGAGGACATTGGCCACATCGTGCTCATTGTATTCATTTCGGGTGATCTCCACATTGAAGGCGTCCGCACGAAAGGCGCTCATAAGCTTGTGCATGGAGTTCTCTGACCCGGACTTGCGATAGATACCCTCCGACATGGAACCGTGGATGTACACAAAGTTGATGCACTTGTCCACAATGACGGGCACATCGTATCGCGTTAGCTGTTGATCGCCCAGCGAAAAGCCATTGTTGTGGGCCACCTCACGGATGATGTGCCTCCAGATCTTAGTCTCGCGGGCGGAACTCATGATCATGTAGACCGCATACGGCGGGCAGTCAATCATCAGCATGGGACCGCTTTCCACGTGTAGATTGTCGATGGATTCGTCGCTCTCCTTCAGAactgtttaaatatatatgggTTTAATGGGATTTCACGAGGTTTAGTTCAAGGATCACCTCACCTATGCAGCGGGCTTTGCGCAGATCCATCTTCTCCACATTGCCGTTGGCCTCGCTTACGAAGATCAAGCGTCGCTGGCTCTTGCGAAGCACCAACCAGGTGCCGCTCCACTCCGAGGTGATAGAGTTCTGCAGATAAATGGCATAAGAATCCCAGGAATCAAGCTAATAAATGTACTCACCTTAAGATAACACCATCCAGCACGATAGTAGTGGCAAGTGTACTTCACCGGCAGGCTGTTCGTCAAGCTCTCGAGGATCTTTTGCATCCAGACGCCGCGTTCCGACTCCTTGCCCACGCCGTACAGATGCGAGACACGCTGCTGCTTCACATTCCCCGACGAGTTGCTGGTCATAAGAAGATTGGGATTGGAGGACATGGTATCGCCCGCTCCATTTCCGTTCTTCGGCTGTGACGTGGTTATCTCGAAGCAGTAGAAATGGGTAGCCGTGTCCGTGACGCGACTGTTGCTAACGCATTGCAGCGTGGTGATCGTGTCCAGGGGTATCATCTCTCTGGGCGTCTTCATCTCCTGGTCGAGGAACGTCTGGAACTGGCGTTCCCTGAGTATGGCCTTGCGATTCTGCATCTCTTTGAGTATGTCCTCCACGACACCGGATGGAAAACGCACCAGCGGACCCTCGTAGCGGATTAGCAAAGGCGATAAGCTCGGTCTTGGCACCATTTGCAGGGCCACCCGCACGTCGGACTGCCGCTGATTGGCTCCCCTGAAGCTGGCCTTTCGCTTCATGGCGTCCATTTTCAGTTTTACATTGGAGATGGCATTGATGGTCTGCCTGAAGCGAGAGCCGATGGTGGAGCGATTCTCCTGACTGCCGGCGGCATCCTTGCTGCCGCCAATGGCTTCCAGGTATGTGGGTGGGCTGTCGCCCTCAATGGGCGGCGTAGTTTTAGATGCGATGGGTGCTACATCGGAACATGATGCCTTGTCCGGCACAAACCAGTTGGTGCGGTTCCTTGAGGCGCTGGCCAAGTCCACTGGTCCACTGGCCTTATGTGCCGACTCCGGCATTCGGCTGAGATAGGGCTTGGCCCGCTCCTCGTCTCTGATCCGCTCCTGCTCCGAGTCCAGCATGTTCTCCATGCTATCGCTCAGCAGACGGGCATTCTGGTGCACTATCTGCGGCAGCTGGGGCTTAGGCGATGTGGCGGCACTCGTCGTGGGCTCTTCCTCGGAGGTGCACATGCTCACATCGTCCAGCTCCGCCTTCACCGTGCCGTAGGTGTCCTCCTCGAGCAGATgctcgagcagcagcagctcattGCTTTTGTTGGACCTGGCGAGCGTCGAACTCTTGCTGCTGAGCGGGTCGAACTCTTCTATGAGGGCCTGCGGCAGGGGAACCCCGCCCACAGCTCCTTCGGCGGCATCCAACTCCGAGTCCTCGGTGATGCaggccagctgctgctgctccgccaCCTGGCTGGGGGTCAGCACATTGCTGCGACTGCTCCCTGCTGTGGCCATTTCGAAAAGCTTGCCATAGGTTGCCTCCTGATTGGCGTACACCGGTTCGGGCGAGGAGCTggcctcctgctcctcatcctcctcctcgttctcgtcctcACCGTAGAACTCCCACGAATCGCTGCGTTCCGGTTTTGGGGTCTTGGTCTCCGCCTCGGCATTCTTGGCGGAGATCAGCAGCGATTCCTCGCGctctgcggctgctgccgcCCGATTGAGTTCCTCCAGTTGGGCGGAGTCGACGGGCGGACGTCGCAGTTCGATGTGTTCGTAGTTCTTACGACGCTTCTGGCGCACCGGCGGCTGCAGCGCATCCAGGCGGAACTGCTCCGGTTGCTGGGAGAGGCGGGGTGGAGGAAAGGCAGGCATGGGCAGTCGTGGCGACTCCTCGCCATTTGAGGAGCTGCTGCTCAGCTGCCGCTGGTTGCGCAGCTGCACCAATTGGGCAGCCTCCTGTGGGAGATTCCTGGACATC contains:
- the LOC122624826 gene encoding uncharacterized protein LOC122624826 isoform X2, whose translation is MEQARPVPAPRRLYPELRPANYENIEIRAPNSTNNNINHNNIKKLNINAENLHGNCAEKKLPSSGQNKLILQENNADSQQPIYGPDANENVQEPVYATPRPAPRQRLPPAEEPEDPEPDPEHEDEVPLRILRAAPQIPPKPLNILPDQRASICSEFSTTSAQTPGRADEEREGSRYASNASLDCSESSHSGKFKSQSPGNLLRSLGTTSKLLGEAIGERITFKAKGAKKRLDRNLKSSTEAISTLGADASRSLKHAGKRFGSNFSLGRNKDKAEGGERPEGSGEMDLDRRQTMPNTEVFNTIQFSSPLNRNGGLADLRENEAKLHKKEYLRPDPDEEDDGCYEVPKTQGKPPSYDEALRSRPSPSASPMSRNLPQEAAQLVQLRNQRQLSSSSSNGEESPRLPMPAFPPPRLSQQPEQFRLDALQPPVRQKRRKNYEHIELRRPPVDSAQLEELNRAAAAAEREESLLISAKNAEAETKTPKPERSDSWEFYGEDENEEEDEEQEASSSPEPVYANQEATYGKLFEMATAGSSRSNVLTPSQVAEQQQLACITEDSELDAAEGAVGGVPLPQALIEEFDPLSSKSSTLARSNKSNELLLLEHLLEEDTYGTVKAELDDVSMCTSEEEPTTSAATSPKPQLPQIVHQNARLLSDSMENMLDSEQERIRDEERAKPYLSRMPESAHKASGPVDLASASRNRTNWFVPDKASCSDVAPIASKTTPPIEGDSPPTYLEAIGGSKDAAGSQENRSTIGSRFRQTINAISNVKLKMDAMKRKASFRGANQRQSDVRVALQMVPRPSLSPLLIRYEGPLVRFPSGVVEDILKEMQNRKAILRERQFQTFLDQEMKTPREMIPLDTITTLQCVSNSRVTDTATHFYCFEITTSQPKNGNGAGDTMSSNPNLLMTSNSSGNVKQQRVSHLYGVGKESERGVWMQKILESLTNSLPVKYTCHYYRAGWCYLKNSITSEWSGTWLVLRKSQRRLIFVSEANGNVEKMDLRKARCIVLKESDESIDNLHVESGPMLMIDCPPYAVYMIMSSARETKIWRHIIREVAHNNGFSLGDQQLTRYDVPVIVDKCINFVYIHGSMSEGIYRKSGSENSMHKLMSAFRADAFNVEITRNEYNEHDVANVLKRFMRDLPERLLGKLTDSFVFVTELAVATEKIPIYRELLARLSAIERETLRRIVGHLVFISSQQSKNKMSVQNLTMIWGPTLLAKKSDELIYSQKEADVLSDLVVLYKNLFPCSADEIKREQAMLACLQKYYAAAETLKDAVKQSGDIKIWISLNPNPENKTEEKTQVNATISPTKTAYELCREYSAKMQLPTHQLTLYEVILNDSLERPLHHDTKVFDVILNWSYWPEEDRKHNYLVVRPVEMLCEIQRAVKNLATVTPGKELRFADSRTKTFKTLQCELRDGKIVVSKKDKNDKTTIVREIFLQSSTAYLGCERKRDFPWSWAITFVERTQAQIMRSRDAPFIGHVLAGSEWGDRTIWYSSIWYCLYRDNILPPAEIIIK